One Primulina huaijiensis isolate GDHJ02 chromosome 5, ASM1229523v2, whole genome shotgun sequence DNA segment encodes these proteins:
- the LOC140976740 gene encoding uncharacterized protein, with the protein MLDFDKASVQTNLGSFLDSTTPTVPSHFLYKSDMKKLNRVWHPLEREKVESFMLGDLWNIFDEWSAYGAGVPVTADDAKNLDQYFVPYLSAIQIFTTSSLINCLKDREETDSTSETRDSFNDSFSDESESEKLSRWDGCSSDEGQFEFDNFWRPNEKLGSLYFQYFEKSSPYGRVPLMDKVSVLAQRYPGLMSLRNVDLSPASWMAVAWYPIYHIPTTGRTFKDLQACFLTYHTLSSSFQDMDFEDEVETVDKETDVGAVISLPPFGLATYKMQGDVWLSEKNAQDKEKLGLLLSAADSWLKQLGVQHHDFDYFMGLRHA; encoded by the exons ATGTTGGATTTCGACAAGGCTTCAGTGCAAACAAACCTGGGATCCTTCTTGGATAGCACAACACCCACGGTCCCATCTCATTTTTTGTACAAG AGTGATATGAAGAAGCTTAATAGGGTATGGCATCCTTTGGAAAGGGAGAAAGTTGAGTCTTTTATGTTGGGTGATCTTTGGAATATTTTTGATGAATGGAGTGCCTATGGGGCTGGAGTCCCAGTTACTGCTGACGATGCCAAGAATTTAGACCAATATTTTGTGCCTTATCTCTCTGCTATCCAAATTTTCACCACCTCTTCATTGATTAACTGTCTAAA GGATAGGGAAGAGACGGACTCGACGAGTGAGACAAGGGATTCTTTTAATGATTCGTTCAGTGATGAGAGCGAGAGTGAGAAGTTGTCGAGATGGGATGGATGCTCGTCTGATGAAGGACAATTCGAGTTTGATAACTTCTGGCGTCCAAATGAAAAATTGGGTAGTCTTTACTTTCAGTATTTTGAGAAATCTTCCCCATATGGAAGAGTTCCTCTCATGGACAAG GTAAGCGTCTTAGCTCAACGTTATCCTGGATTAATGTCGTTGAGAAATGTAGATCTGTCACCAGCTAGTTGGATGGCAGTAGCTTG GTACCCAATTTATCACATCCCTACCACCGGAAGAACTTTTAAAGACTTGCAAGCTTGCTTTCTCACATATCACACACTTTCTTCCTCCTTTCAAG ATATGGATTTTGAAGACGAGGTTGAAACTGTTGATAAAGAAACTGATGTAGGGGCTGTCATCTCCCTCCCTCCGTTTGGTTTGGCTACTTACAAGATGCAAGGCGATGTGTGGCTCTCGGAGAAAAATGCTCAGGACAAAGAAAAGTTGGGATTACTTTTGAGCGCGGCAGACTCGTGGCTAAAGCAACTCGGCGTCCAACATCATGACTTTGACTACTTCATGGGCTTGCGACATGCATGA